AAGACCATCCCATGGTTCGAAACCTGGTGGTGCAGCTCTTGAAGGAAGGCGGCCATCAACCCCTCGGCGTTCCGGATGCGGACCAGGCGTTTGCGCTCTGGTCAAAATCTCCAGACGGTTTCAAGCTGATCGTCACCGACATCCTGATGCCGTCCTCACTGGACGGTCTCACGCTCGGACGCCTCATCCAAACGCGCCGGCCCGATCTGCCGGTCCTTTACATCTCCGGGTCCGCAAGTCCCGATGAAACCGTGGCGCTGGTTCAGGGGGAAAACTTTTTCCGAAAGCCGTTCGACGCCGACGAATTTCTCGCCGCCATCGACCGGTTGCTGGCCAGGCGTGCACCGGTCGCGTATGCAGGCGAACTTGCGAGCCCCGCCCGGGGTTAAGATTCGCCTTGCCCGCCCGAATAAGCTCCCCTATATGTTGCTCGTCGGCACACGTGCGGAACAGGCCGGTAGAGTTCCTGTTCTCAACCGCAGACGCGGTGACAAGGGGGCGTTTAAGTAGTGGTGTAGCCGGCGGTCTGGAAAGGATCCTAAACGAAAGTATCCAACGTAAACTTGACTAAGCGCGTTGCTACGCCCCGGCGGGCGCCCAACTGGAGATAGCTTATTCAGCAGCAGCAAATTCGCGTTAACAGTCGAATCCGAGCCCGCGAGGTCCGAGTCATCCTCGCGACTTCCAACGAGCAGCTTGGGATCATGAAGATCCAGGATGCTTTGCGCCGGGCGCAATCGCTTGGCCTTGACCTCGTCGAAGTCGCTCCCAATGCAAATCCACCCGTTTGCAAGATCGTCGATTTCGGGAAGTACCGTTACGACCTTTCAAAGCAGGATAAAGAGCGCAAGCCGGGGGGGTCCAGGCTCAAGGAAATCAAATTCAGGGTAAACATCGACCCGCACGATTACATGATCAAAGTGCGGCATGCCGAGCAGTTCCTGGATAAGGGAAACAAGGTGAAAATGCAGCTGCAGTTCCGCGGCCGTGAAATGAGCCACAAGGAACTGGGCGACCAGCTCATGCAGCGTCTGCGAGAAGACCTTGTGACCATGGGACAAGTCGAGATGGAACCGAAACTGATGGGTAAAAGCATCAGTATGACGATGTCCCCCTTGCCGGCCAGCAAGCGTAAACGCCGTTTCACCGTTGAATCTGAAGAACTTCCCCCCGAGCCGGTCGAGGAGGAATGAAGCTTTTTCTGTTTGACCTGGACGGCACCCTGCTCACCACGGACGGCGCCGGCCGGACTGCCCTCAAGCTGGCCAGCGCCGATGCGTTCGGCGTGTCTGAAGACCTCAGCAACGTCGCGATTGCGGGCAATACCGATTCCAGAATCGGCCAGGAAATCCTGGCCAAACACGATATCCCCATCACCGAGGGTTCCCTCAACCGGCTGATGGGCGCGTACCTGGCCCGTTTGGTCGACCAATTGAAGATCAATCCCGGGCGGATTCTGCCGGGGGTCATGCAAGTGCTTGACCGGGTTGCCCATGCCGGCGTTGGGCTGGGTTTGTTGACCGGCAACCTGCGTCGCGGGGCCGATCTCAAACTTGGTGCCCACGGGATTAAACGGTTTTTCGAGTTTGGCGCCTTCGGCGACGATGATTTTGACCGGAACAACCTCGGCCCGATCGCATTGGAACGGGCTCAGGCGTGGTACAAGACCCGTTTTTCGCCTGAGGAAACGTATGTGATCGGAGACACGCCCCGCGATGTGGCTTGCGCTCGCGCCTTTGGCGCACGGGCCGTTGCGGTCGCAACCGGCCAATACTCAAGCGAGGAACTGGCGGCAACGCAGCCCGACTTTCTCTTTGCCGACTTATCGGACGTCCGGAAAGTCGGGGGTTGCCTCGGCTTCTGAGTTTTCCGCCCTCACGTGCGCGGTACAATCGGGGACATGATGGGGGCGCTTTGGTTGTTTATGGCGTCCCGCCGCAGCCGGCGCGTCAAGGCCGGCCGGGCAGGGGCACTGTTTCCCCCGGCCGAGGGGACGGAACACTTTTTAACTGCCCCAGCCACCCGGCCGGCCCGCACGCCCCGCCTCCGGCCGCCTACGTCAGCAAAGCGATATCCTTGGACAGTTTGATCGTTCGGCCTTCAGGATCGAGGAAGGTGGCGTAGGTACCGTCCAGACGGACGATCACACCGGCATTTTGCAGACGTTCAAGGATTAACTGCCGTTCCTGCAAGGCCAGGTACAGGTGAAAATGGGAAACGCCTTCGCCGTTTTCATCCGCCCGGAAACAAAGGGGCACGCCGCCCAGTCGCAACTCACAGTAGCGGTAGGCGCGTTCGCTGGTGACCACGGCACCCAGCAGGTGGGTGTAAAAGTGGCGCACCTCGCGCCAGTTCCTGGTAAAAACCGTTAAGGAATAGCAACGCGCCGCAGGTATCCGTACCCGTTTACGACCTACTTTACGTTTGAGAACCATAGATAGTGGAGGTACATATCGGCCTTATCTGGAAATTATTAAAATTATAAAATCGCGCCGCCTTTCAGAAGGGTTCGTCGTGCCTTTGGCGTTGCCGCCGGCCCGAA
This genomic stretch from Verrucomicrobiota bacterium harbors:
- a CDS encoding translation initiation factor IF-3 codes for the protein MRVNSRIRAREVRVILATSNEQLGIMKIQDALRRAQSLGLDLVEVAPNANPPVCKIVDFGKYRYDLSKQDKERKPGGSRLKEIKFRVNIDPHDYMIKVRHAEQFLDKGNKVKMQLQFRGREMSHKELGDQLMQRLREDLVTMGQVEMEPKLMGKSISMTMSPLPASKRKRRFTVESEELPPEPVEEE
- a CDS encoding response regulator, translated to MDSDLSRSAANASFVLVVEDHPMVRNLVVQLLKEGGHQPLGVPDADQAFALWSKSPDGFKLIVTDILMPSSLDGLTLGRLIQTRRPDLPVLYISGSASPDETVALVQGENFFRKPFDADEFLAAIDRLLARRAPVAYAGELASPARG
- a CDS encoding VOC family protein; protein product: MVLKRKVGRKRVRIPAARCYSLTVFTRNWREVRHFYTHLLGAVVTSERAYRYCELRLGGVPLCFRADENGEGVSHFHLYLALQERQLILERLQNAGVIVRLDGTYATFLDPEGRTIKLSKDIALLT
- a CDS encoding HAD family hydrolase, with the protein product MKLFLFDLDGTLLTTDGAGRTALKLASADAFGVSEDLSNVAIAGNTDSRIGQEILAKHDIPITEGSLNRLMGAYLARLVDQLKINPGRILPGVMQVLDRVAHAGVGLGLLTGNLRRGADLKLGAHGIKRFFEFGAFGDDDFDRNNLGPIALERAQAWYKTRFSPEETYVIGDTPRDVACARAFGARAVAVATGQYSSEELAATQPDFLFADLSDVRKVGGCLGF